tttttatattaagaaatcTACATCAACCAAAGAGACTAACTCCAAAACCAATTACATTTTTGGTTGACCATCCATGATCGACACATTTTATCGACTACTATTAACTGACCACATTTGATCAACTTTTCTGGATTGATCATGCTCAGCTGACCACTCTGAATTGATCACTTTTGACCGTTCATCTCTTGGCCAACCGATTAATCACTTTGGACCGAACACAATCGGCAGTTCATCCCGTGGCCGACCTCTTGATCATCGTGACCAATCGGTTACAAAATGATCAAAACAATAATCTCCAATCAAGTagttgatttttattaaaatatgattaaattgatTACAATATTATAGTGTCATGTACTTTTGAAAGTACCATCCAAGACTAGGAGACTTGACCAAACACCCCATTTGGTTACCAAATTCGACAAGAGCACTTGAGCTATACAAACGAGAAATCTAGAAATGCCCAATACTCAGCTTTGGAGGCAAACTACAAACCCTATCCATACACCcgaaataacaagaaaaaagagaaaatatcttactaagtattaaaaatatcaagtaCGCACTGTCAATATACAACACTGGTAAAGCAGTAAAAGAGTTACATTTTTCAACCATAAAACATGGTTCCAAGATTGAGGATAATTCATTTGAAACCAAAGCAAACAAAAGATAACCCATCTAAAAAGAATTCTGAATACAATATAGTACTTAAACCATCGAGTTAATTAGATGCCTGACTCCCCATATTCACATCTCTAGATAAATAATTAGTGCAAAAAAAATCTATTCATGGATGAAATCAAAGGTCTGGAACTAAATACAGCAAAAGGGAGGAGAGTGAACCTGATATGTTGAAATTGTTGAGgaatataattaatcttttagcaATTAAATCACCTTTTCAACTATTCATGCTTTTATAATAATTCCGTGTGCTGAAGTCTTTCTAAGTCAACACCATTGATTATCTTTCGAAATCTAATGGCTATAAATTGCAGTTCATTAATGAATGATTTAGTGCGTTTGTGGATAATGTATGGACCCATTGTCCAGCATTTGGCTCTTTGTACAGCTTTTTGGGTTGAAAACAGTCACTCTGATTCTCATGCGTGCCAAATAAGTTTCAAAGATGGAGGGACCAAATATGTTTGTACTTTTATAACACTGAAGCTGAAATTATGCTAGCTTAATTTCTACTCGTTTTCATATCTTTCAGTTGCTTTTATTTACttggatttttttaaattttacgtTTGCATATATAAGTTTACCACAAATAAATAACTATGAGAAACTCGTGAAATAGTAAGTAAAAGATAAATGATGAAACGAAAAACAAGTGTAAATATATGGCCTagaccaaaataatttataggcCTCAACAATTATAATGCCCCACCTTACATGGAACCTTAACAAACCTGACTAAGCTAAGTGGAAGAGTAAATACAATCGTCAGCGGGTTTGCTAGAAGTGGAGGATTGACCTTACTTGGCTCAACATCATTTATAGGCTCGAAAATAATAGTAGAGCTACtattgcaaataattttgttatttaaagagacatgtatatttattttattatttaataaggtATCAAGAGAATATGTTAATATCTTCTCGATAGGTCCAAAAGGTCTATAAATACATCATCTCCCGGAAATACtcattaaatacttaataattaCTActctcacatcattcatccactCCTATTGACTTGAACGTTAGAGATAGTGAGAAAAGATCTcactatttattaaataacatcAATATGCACTGGTCAATATACGATACAGGTAAAGCTGTTAAAAATATTTCGATTATAAATAGCATTATCAACCATAAAATATGGTTTCAAGATCGAGGATAACTCATTTGATTCCAAAGCAGAATTAGATAGATACTTGGGAACAACAAAAAGTTAACTCGACTGAATTTCTAATTCGGTTTCATCTTTGGCTTAGGCCGAATAATCTTAAATCTTTTACTTATGTGACTCATATCGACATTCATACTCAGCCAACTTTTaggaaaataagtttttatgaaTAATCTGACTTACTTTTATGATGAATTTCACCTatacaaaacattacaatttgtAAGATTTTCATTGCACTTCTCCTCTCCAAACCATAATGTTTATCAACTATTACAAATCATGACCAGTGTAATGACCATTTAAAGTCAAAACATAACAATAAACTCCTCCTGAATTTTTCACTCCTAAAACATCATAATACAACTACTCATAAAATCTGTCATACATAGTAACTCCCACATTTAGGTTTACCTTACACTTCCAAGGTTCTCTTACAATTACAGCTTAGACAACCAGATATAATCGTCTACGTCTTCTTACCTTAACCgacttttcttcttccttatttAACTATCCATCTCCTTATTTACCTGCACATTTAACATTACCATTTTATCAGTTCTAACTCATTTCGTAACAGTAGTTTAGTATACGTATAATGATTTCTTACCACGAACTACTGAGATGATTGAACATACAGTCTGAATAAACGTAAGCAAAAGTAGCATAATTGCAGCAGTAGTAGAAGCTATTTTCCAAGGAGTGTTGAAGTATTCGTGTATGAATATAGCCTTGTACTTGTTGAAAGGATTTTCATAGAAATGATTTAAGTTATTGCAGATGGAGAAATAGTGTGAATTGAAATATGACATAGCAATATTTGAGCTCAAATTATTAATCATTGTAACCACTGCATTAGTATCACCCATCAAATTGACAATAATTTTCTTGTCAACAAGTACGTTCACATCCTTTTCTGTATTGATCAGAAAATCTAGGAACGCTACATATTGAGAAATGATATATGTAGACGAAAGGTGGCAATGTTCATATGCCATCATATTCCTGAACAAAACTTCTGTACCGTCATGTATAGTCAAGATTGGCATGCTCAGCACTCCATGTTTAGGATAGGTCAAGTCAAGGAAGCTTTTATTTGGATTGACCTGGAACTGAAGACCTGCCTCCATTAGTTGGCTTGCACTGTATACATGTTTAACTTTCCGTTTTTCCAGATTTTCAAGACCAAGCTTTGATGATGATATTATAGAAGATCTTAAAAAATCAGTGAAGTGTTCTGGACTCTCTCTTGGACACATGATTCTTAAactttctttcttaaaataattgaaagtaaTGTCAAGTAATTTCTCATTCATACCAGTGAGGTTGTAAAGTTGTTCAAGAACAAAGAACGGAAGTTGATTCTCGAGAAGTAGCAAATCATCCTGAATATAGTCTAGCATCCATGGTTTTAGCAGCAATGGATCTTTTTCCATCCAGTAACTGTATTCGTGGCATCTTAGAAAAAGTTCAATGATAAAGCAAGCATCAACTAAAATCAtctttaaaaaatcatcatCATTACATTTAATAGTGTCTGCATAACAACTTCGAATTTTTTCTTccaattctttaattttgacaGCAAATTCTCGCATAGGTAGTCGTGTTCGATTTAGGAATCCCATAAGATATTTCAGTTTAAGCTCCTCCATGGCCCCAAAACTATTGTAATGATAAGGGCCAATGGAAACAATTAGAGGCGTGTAGGCTTTGGGATTGCTTTCACGAATATGTTGTGGTACCCTATAAATGTTTTGCATAGAGATATCATTCATTTCTGGAAGTTTCACATTTTGAAGCATCTCAGTCCATTCTCTCTCTAAACGTTCTATTTCAATCGCTACATCTCTTGATTTTCCTTCCATTTGGTTAAAACTCTGTAacatgaaaatttatataataacgTATTGAAATATTAGGACTTAGGATTTCGAATTTtagaataacatttttaaaggtgcagtaattagtaattataaataggaaaatgatattttaacaccatttttttacaccattttaacattccacacatgtcaaaatgtggttggacgatttcaaattaagaaaAGCTGAACCAAGGACATATTTGGaacagaaaaaccaaagttttttttcttaatttaaaatcgtccaaccacattttgacacgtatgcagtgttaaaatggtataaaaaaatggtgttaaaatatcattttccttataaaTACCTATTTTAATAGGCTTTCTTAAACATAATGGATatatcaaacattttcaaaatcgatataaaagattttttacattaaaaagaaaaaaagggaaaacatCCCACtatttactataaaaatatcatcaagtGTATGCACTGGTCAATATACAATACTGGTAAAGCACTTAAAAGACAGTTGGAATTCAATTTGCATTTATCAACCACAAAATATGGTTCCAAGATTTAGGATATTGATTTGATACCAAAGAGGAATTAGATActtcacaacaacaaaaattcagcccactttaaaaaaattatgaatacaGTATAGTACTTCAACCAACAAGACACAGACCCTTTGTAGCTAAAATAATGAGTGCAGAAAAAATGTATTCATGGATGCATCGAAATCGAAGAATATTGGAACTAAATAGAGCAAAAAATGGAGGAGAAGGAACCTGTGTTGAGGAATTGGATTAATGTTCAGCAATTGAATAACCTTAACAAGCAAAGCCCCAATATCCCACAATCAGCAGCTGCTTTCTGATTCATCTCATACGATGATTCATATGCTTTATATAATAATTCCTTATTCTAAAACCAGCTTACACGCTATCTCGTGTTCAGATTTTGTATGAACCAATTGTCCAGCATTCGACTTTAGCATACTAACTGATGAAGCTATTAGGTCCTCTTCACTGATTAGACTCACTCAATTCCAAATGCTCTACTTGAAAACTCTAAATATCCACTGAATTACGTTTTCCtaaagcacaaaaaaaaactacctttcatttttaaattttcttcctCATACAACTCAATAATTCCATAAAATGTAGAAAGTATTAAGTGCCACACCATTCCAAATACCTGCCAAGCATAATGGTACACCATTTCACACTCAAAGAATATATGATTGGTTGATTCCTCCCTGAAGTTGCAAGTAGAACACACACATTATAGTTTCAGGTATCACATGCGGATTGGATCTTTTGTTTATACGATCTGGTCTTTGTATAGTTTTAAGTCAAACAGGTGGATTAAATAAATATCAGGACATCAAATGACATCTGATTTTTGAAGAATGAAACGAATTATGAGAGTGAGGTCTTGTTAGCAAAATAAGCTTTTGGTGAATAAATTGATTCACTTGCTTGTGTTTTTCATGCAATCTATTAATGTTTAATGCAAATGCTAAAAGAATATAGAAGCTCCTAAAAAAAGAGAGTTGGAATGTAAACTGGGCCTATAAAATAAAAGTCCAAGGgtgttgttccctccacctcTCCAACACCTCTCCAAGTGGAAcctgcacctccccactattttaatttatttcaaaaatattctacatctccccactattttcttttattccaaaaataccctacacctccccactattcttaataatttttttctttctctctctacattaatggagcatttacatggctcattaatggagcatttacattattcaaatttaaacttgtgatatattttcttaaaaaagtttgactcaatcttatttttgctattgaatatattttttttttcaaattacttaataaatggtaaaattttgttaaatttctagaaaaatgtttatatacatgtaatatatcacaaattcaaatacgAACCATGTGAATaatccattaatgtagagagagaaaagaaaagatggtTGAGGATATTGAGGATGCatagagtatttttggaataaaagaaaataacatagatgtgtagaatgtttttgaaataaatgaaaataatggggaggtggaggagcacagggaggtggagggagaaacacccttcttttaataataaacataataatattaatagtaaataatgatatattattattattattattattatatactaacttcaTAACGACGAAAGAACTAagtaaattctaaatctttaacaaataacttttttttatattttaagtatttaataatatttatattatttatctaataaattaaatattttattcaaattatctgagttaaacatgtcggtgagttaaaacataatttaatgttaaaaattatagatattatatgtaaaaaaaatacacacacatatatacatacatatatatatatatatatatatatatatatatataNNNNNNNNNNNNNNNNNNNNNNNNNNNNNNNNNNNNNNNNNNNNNNNNNNNNNNNNNNNNNNNNNNNNNNNNNNNNNNNNatatatatatataaacatttttttagaaatttagaacaaaattttaccatttattaagtaatttgaaaaaaaaatatattcaacagcaaaaataagattgaatcaaacttatttaagaaaatatatcagaagttcaaatttgagtcatgtaaatgctccattaatgagccatgtaaatgctctattaatgcagagagaaaaagagaacgattgttaaggatagtgggaaggtgtagggtatttttggaataaaagaaaatagtgaggaggtgtaaaatatttttaaaataaattgaaatagtGGGGATGtgcaggtcccacttggggaggtggagggagcaac
This genomic interval from Vigna radiata var. radiata cultivar VC1973A unplaced genomic scaffold, Vradiata_ver6 scaffold_285, whole genome shotgun sequence contains the following:
- the LOC106779413 gene encoding UPF0481 protein At3g47200 isoform X1 codes for the protein MEGKSRDVAIEIERLEREWTEMLQNVKLPEMNDISMQNIYRVPQHIRESNPKAYTPLIVSIGPYHYNSFGAMEELKLKYLMGFLNRTRLPMREFAVKIKELEEKIRSCYADTIKCNDDDFLKMILVDACFIIELFLRCHEYSYWMEKDPLLLKPWMLDYIQDDLLLLENQLPFFVLEQLYNLTGMNEKLLDITFNYFKKESLRIMCPRESPEHFTDFLRSSIISSSKLGLENLEKRKVKHVYSASQLMEAGLQFQVNPNKSFLDLTYPKHGVLSMPILTIHDGTEVLFRNMMAYEHCHLSSTYIISQYVAFLDFLINTEKDVNVLVDKKIIVNLMGDTNAVVTMINNLSSNIAMSYFNSHYFSICNNLNHFYENPFNKYKAIFIHEYFNTPWKIASTTAAIMLLLLTFIQTVCSIISVVRGKKSLYVY
- the LOC106779413 gene encoding UPF0481 protein At3g47200 isoform X2 produces the protein MEGKSRDVAIEIERLEREWTEMLQNVKLPEMNDISMQNIYRVPQHIRESNPKAYTPLIVSIGPYHYNSFGAMEELKLKYLMGFLNRTRLPMREFAVKIKELEEKIRSCYADTIKCNDDDFLKMILVDACFIIELFLRCHEYSYWMEKDPLLLKPWMLDYIQDDLLLLENQLPFFVLEQLYNLTGMNEKLLDITFNYFKKESLRIMCPRESPEHFTDFLRSSIISSSKLGLENLEKRKVKHVYSASQLMEAGLQFQVNPNKSFLDLTYPKHGVLSMPILTIHDGTEVLFRNMMAYEHCHLSSTYIISQYVAFLDFLINTEKDVNVLVDKKIIVNLMGDTNAVVTMINNLSSNIAMSYFNSHYFSICNNLNHFYENPFNKYKAIFIHEYFNTPWKIASTTAAIMLLLLTFIQTVCSIISVVRGK